Proteins from a single region of Elusimicrobiota bacterium:
- a CDS encoding BadF/BadG/BcrA/BcrD ATPase family protein: MTGAVCSADVGGTWLRVAVRVPGRRALLRTRIPFRLGDPVERSLARALRRLGLRRVERLVLGARGVWLPREKAALRARLRPLARKALVLSDLELARSAAFGDAPGLLLVAGTGSAAYGRGPGGKVGRFGGLGALLGDEGSAFWMGRAWLRLGPEPAALRAVKKPAPVRAVAARAREVLRRAPRDARARRIVRTACADLAALAESSARALRLRPPVPLAAAGGLFRSPLFAREFRRALAGRSLRFRVLPPGPPPEEAALSLLDSQP, from the coding sequence ATGACCGGAGCGGTCTGCTCCGCCGACGTCGGCGGGACCTGGCTGCGCGTCGCCGTCCGCGTCCCCGGCCGCCGCGCCCTCCTGCGCACGCGCATCCCCTTCCGGCTCGGCGACCCCGTGGAGCGCTCCCTCGCCCGCGCCTTGCGGCGACTCGGGCTGCGCCGCGTCGAACGCCTCGTGCTCGGCGCGCGCGGCGTCTGGCTCCCGCGGGAGAAGGCCGCGCTGCGCGCGCGCCTGCGCCCCCTCGCCCGGAAAGCCCTCGTGCTCTCCGACCTCGAGCTCGCCCGCAGCGCCGCCTTCGGGGACGCTCCGGGCCTGCTGCTCGTCGCGGGCACCGGCTCGGCCGCCTACGGACGCGGACCCGGCGGGAAGGTCGGCCGCTTCGGAGGCCTCGGCGCGCTGCTCGGCGACGAGGGCTCGGCCTTCTGGATGGGCCGCGCCTGGCTGCGGCTCGGGCCCGAGCCGGCGGCCCTGCGCGCGGTCAAGAAGCCGGCCCCCGTCCGGGCGGTGGCCGCCCGTGCCCGCGAGGTGCTGCGGCGCGCGCCGCGCGACGCCCGCGCGCGAAGGATCGTCCGCACGGCCTGCGCCGACCTCGCCGCGCTCGCCGAGAGCTCCGCCCGCGCTCTGCGCCTGCGCCCGCCGGTCCCGCTCGCCGCCGCGGGGGGGCTCTTCCGCAGCCCGCTCTTCGCGCGGGAGTTCCGCCGGGCCCTGGCCGGACGCTCGCTGCGCTTCCGCGTTCTGCCGCCCGGGCCGCCGCCGGAGGAAGCCGCCTTGAGTTTGCTAGACTCCCAGCCATGA
- a CDS encoding MazG nucleotide pyrophosphohydrolase domain-containing protein codes for MKPMDRLIAVVDRLRGPGGCPWDRAQDHRSLIRYLREETRELEHALRRGEWHEIEEELGDVLLQVLLHARIESEKGRFSIQDVARAQALKLVRRHPHVFGGRARVRTAGEVLAIWQDVKTREKTLRRRDVRRRAVRKRTSQ; via the coding sequence ATGAAGCCGATGGACCGACTCATCGCCGTCGTGGACCGCCTGCGCGGACCGGGCGGCTGCCCCTGGGACCGCGCCCAGGACCACCGCTCCCTCATCCGCTACCTGCGCGAGGAGACCCGGGAGCTCGAGCACGCCCTGCGCCGGGGCGAGTGGCACGAGATCGAGGAGGAGCTCGGCGACGTGCTCCTGCAGGTGCTCCTGCACGCGCGCATCGAGTCGGAGAAGGGGCGCTTCAGCATACAGGACGTCGCCCGCGCGCAGGCGCTCAAGCTGGTTCGCCGGCACCCCCACGTGTTCGGCGGCCGCGCCCGCGTGCGGACCGCCGGCGAGGTCCTCGCCATCTGGCAGGACGTCAAGACGCGCGAAAAGACCCTCCGCCGCCGCGACGTCCGGCGGCGCGCGGTCCGCAAGCGCACGTCTCAGTAG
- a CDS encoding SpoIID/LytB domain-containing protein has translation MRHIAGVLACAYLFHLSAAPLSPAQAPGPLPQTNVLEGHRLYYTGDHPKALENYLKAVRADPKNLEAWVNGAIVQAEIGDARRSAEWFAEALELAPQDQEVRTALAEAEFRLGRATRTLEVLDAFISNAPPDPYAFIARGRAWLTLGEPRKAAAALETAAETAPELSLAHYWLGKARETAGDRDGSIEAYRRAVQKDSYFTTARYQLGRAYLRSNRFYEAWKQVMHLQDSDPRNRKFRGMLAGVSKRAIESSRPEPEDAPRPNGGAPKTSAEAEPLGPPLPPVGRLPVLRVGLGTSGLGKPLPRRELAFRCTRAFNIIEGKTGKLLVSGPRGETWKIRPGKKASRIEIFDENGHRRAVSSRSLRIRPDAASGGVTVLRDVPADYGSSSRGGGDRPLRGEIEVALMRRGLSLVNVVDLESYTHGVLASEMPIGSPMEALKAQAVVARSHALFIKTVTKRHARDGFDICDGQHCQVYWGVRNENARSRAVVEATRGRVAAYGGRIAHVLYASNCGGHTQSGKELQGWGDVPYWKGVLDAPGAIERPYSPWTLRLWLRSRPSAFCRGSSYVHPSHFRWTRVITAEDLEEHINRTLKVGKLLAVRTLTRSRSGHLNAVAVRGSKATKVVTKEIAIRGLLGDGSQRSGLFVVDTEYGKDGKPKVFTFYGGGWGHGVGMCQSGAMGRAEYGQTYAEILQAYYPGTELGNLRY, from the coding sequence GTGCGACATATCGCGGGCGTGCTGGCGTGCGCGTACCTCTTCCACCTCTCGGCGGCGCCGCTCTCGCCGGCGCAGGCGCCCGGCCCCCTGCCCCAGACGAACGTCCTCGAGGGGCACCGGCTTTACTACACCGGAGACCATCCGAAGGCCCTCGAGAACTACCTGAAGGCCGTGCGCGCCGACCCGAAGAACCTCGAGGCCTGGGTCAACGGCGCCATCGTGCAGGCGGAGATCGGCGACGCCCGGCGCTCGGCCGAATGGTTCGCCGAGGCGCTCGAGCTCGCGCCGCAGGACCAGGAGGTCCGCACCGCGCTCGCGGAGGCCGAGTTCCGCCTCGGGCGCGCCACGCGCACCCTCGAGGTCCTCGACGCCTTCATCTCCAACGCCCCGCCCGACCCCTACGCCTTCATCGCGCGCGGGCGGGCCTGGCTCACGCTCGGGGAGCCGCGCAAGGCCGCCGCCGCGCTCGAGACGGCCGCCGAGACCGCCCCCGAGCTCTCGCTGGCGCACTACTGGCTCGGGAAGGCGCGCGAGACGGCCGGCGACCGCGACGGCTCCATCGAGGCCTACCGGCGGGCCGTGCAGAAGGACTCCTACTTCACGACCGCCCGCTACCAGCTCGGACGCGCCTACCTGCGCTCGAACCGCTTCTACGAGGCCTGGAAGCAGGTCATGCACCTGCAGGACAGCGACCCCCGCAACCGCAAGTTCCGCGGAATGCTGGCCGGGGTGAGCAAGCGCGCGATCGAATCCTCGCGGCCCGAGCCCGAGGACGCACCCCGCCCCAACGGCGGGGCCCCGAAGACGAGCGCGGAGGCCGAACCGCTGGGGCCGCCGCTGCCGCCGGTCGGCCGCCTCCCCGTGCTCCGGGTCGGGCTGGGCACGAGCGGGCTGGGGAAGCCGCTGCCGCGGCGCGAGCTCGCCTTCCGCTGCACCCGGGCCTTCAACATCATCGAGGGGAAGACCGGGAAGCTCCTCGTCTCCGGGCCGCGCGGGGAGACCTGGAAGATCCGCCCGGGGAAGAAGGCCTCGCGCATCGAAATCTTCGACGAGAACGGGCATCGACGCGCCGTCTCGAGCCGCTCCCTGCGCATCCGCCCCGACGCCGCGTCCGGCGGCGTCACGGTCCTGCGCGACGTCCCCGCCGACTACGGCTCCTCCTCCCGCGGCGGGGGCGACCGGCCCCTGCGCGGAGAGATCGAGGTCGCCCTCATGCGCCGCGGCCTGAGCCTCGTCAACGTCGTCGACCTCGAGAGCTATACCCACGGGGTGCTCGCCTCCGAGATGCCCATCGGCTCGCCGATGGAGGCGCTCAAGGCCCAGGCCGTCGTCGCGCGCAGTCACGCGCTCTTCATCAAGACCGTCACCAAGCGCCACGCCAGGGACGGCTTCGACATCTGCGACGGCCAGCACTGCCAGGTGTACTGGGGCGTGCGCAACGAGAACGCGCGCTCGCGCGCCGTCGTCGAGGCCACGCGCGGACGCGTCGCCGCCTACGGAGGCCGCATCGCGCACGTCCTCTACGCCTCCAACTGCGGCGGGCACACCCAAAGCGGCAAGGAGCTCCAGGGCTGGGGGGACGTGCCGTACTGGAAGGGCGTCCTCGACGCTCCCGGCGCGATCGAGCGTCCCTACTCGCCCTGGACCCTGCGCCTGTGGCTGCGCTCGCGGCCGAGCGCCTTCTGCCGCGGCTCGAGCTACGTGCACCCCTCGCACTTCCGCTGGACGCGCGTCATCACCGCCGAAGACCTCGAGGAGCACATCAACCGTACCCTGAAGGTCGGCAAGCTGCTCGCCGTCCGCACGCTCACGCGCTCGCGCTCGGGCCACCTCAACGCGGTGGCGGTCCGGGGCTCGAAAGCGACGAAGGTCGTCACCAAGGAGATCGCCATCCGCGGCCTCCTCGGCGACGGCTCCCAGCGCTCCGGACTCTTCGTGGTGGACACCGAGTACGGCAAGGACGGCAAGCCGAAGGTCTTCACCTTCTACGGCGGGGGGTGGGGGCACGGCGTGGGGATGTGCCAGTCCGGCGCGATGGGCCGCGCGGAGTACGGACAGACCTACGCCGAGATCCTGCAGGCCTACTACCCCGGAACGGAACTCGGGAATCTCCGCTACTGA
- a CDS encoding M48 family metalloprotease gives MALILFLDVPGTGFYSVWAQSIPRQVPTQGLVAPLQVVPSVSASADIGGGAGLSLGVSHQAPLVPVRFDVLPKLDIQPRAMPPAASAGVPIGLLGAEATRIPLADGALPIFAAWSRLAARKESPQDGAFPVRTKFSDGTTPTRTGVRRLAGVLPSAFSFQQALSALAAWGSPSEASPAAAAYAMPLVVSRRSTTRSDDAPADATVLSRRALPIPPEPARARAEVLDAAYRSRHREAAVKTALGYAGLSLLTAMSAYLFHIAACSIAPGYLLACFLGLMVLMFAPGGGTDNSFTEMDEPSRAELEPLVGALAARASVAVPRLLRSDSEGPNAMVVGVPLPFTRARTRMAFTRSILRAVSPDGLGAVVGHELTHLRNGDMPRQILSSLIVVAGTVLSYAALSAPASWVTAAAFCGLVAAAFIHAAILRESESLADFGSARLMGDADPMSRSLLRLDIWNRVVRGENAAPVKAYTFAALLQAHPPVLARVESLRRLQTPGAPRQSAALGARGGWRSSSIPLLHLLLAPVLVAAGAAVGVSVGVSMAAALLLEGVAMLAVKRSTARRGGDASALAQDRLQAYLSHPDLVLRRWSAQALRSAAFRAESISILRGLRRALRDALGREEDAGVQAELRSAERRAQARERAVLKKSASKEAGFEKSMDFLSRMRSLSTETAVPLDESSAGRLGKPSLEFYRVDSEDRRPYFSGPWLMRGESSHLYVFFYSDASTGKIFVSKSFWRELSPRERIGLLVRERMMLDARKKFVAEGGIWTTENPDTVSILKGIDAEARSYGFDAARLAKIGARLTDETHAEEKRVAKERREEEKRRGRRG, from the coding sequence ATGGCCCTCATCCTGTTCCTGGACGTGCCGGGGACCGGTTTCTATTCCGTTTGGGCGCAGTCGATCCCCCGACAGGTCCCGACGCAAGGCCTCGTCGCTCCCCTCCAGGTCGTCCCTTCCGTTTCTGCGAGTGCGGATATCGGCGGTGGAGCGGGGCTCTCCCTCGGGGTCTCCCACCAGGCTCCGCTCGTGCCGGTCCGCTTCGACGTCCTGCCGAAGCTCGATATCCAGCCTCGGGCCATGCCGCCCGCCGCGAGCGCAGGCGTTCCCATCGGGCTCCTCGGGGCGGAGGCAACGCGAATCCCGCTCGCGGACGGAGCTCTTCCGATTTTTGCGGCGTGGAGCCGGCTTGCAGCGCGCAAGGAGAGCCCGCAGGACGGGGCGTTCCCCGTGCGGACGAAGTTCTCGGACGGAACGACCCCGACGCGAACAGGGGTGCGCCGGCTCGCCGGCGTTCTGCCTTCGGCGTTCTCGTTTCAGCAGGCTCTGAGCGCGCTTGCGGCATGGGGTTCGCCCTCTGAGGCCTCCCCCGCGGCGGCGGCCTATGCGATGCCGCTCGTCGTCTCGCGGCGGTCGACGACGCGGTCGGACGACGCTCCGGCGGATGCGACGGTCCTGAGTCGACGTGCTCTTCCCATACCCCCGGAGCCGGCTCGCGCGCGAGCGGAGGTCCTGGATGCCGCCTATCGCTCTCGCCATCGGGAGGCCGCGGTCAAAACCGCCCTGGGGTACGCCGGTCTCTCGCTGCTGACCGCGATGAGCGCGTATCTTTTTCACATCGCCGCGTGTTCGATCGCTCCGGGATATCTCCTTGCCTGCTTCCTCGGGCTCATGGTCCTGATGTTTGCACCTGGGGGCGGGACGGACAACTCCTTCACGGAGATGGACGAGCCGAGCAGAGCCGAACTCGAGCCTTTGGTCGGGGCTCTCGCTGCTCGGGCGTCCGTGGCGGTTCCGCGGCTGCTGCGTTCGGACTCCGAGGGGCCGAATGCCATGGTCGTGGGCGTGCCCCTCCCCTTCACGCGGGCGAGGACGCGTATGGCCTTCACCCGGAGCATTCTGCGGGCGGTCTCTCCCGACGGGTTGGGGGCGGTCGTCGGGCACGAGCTCACGCATCTGCGCAACGGCGACATGCCTCGGCAGATCTTGTCCTCCCTCATCGTGGTCGCGGGGACGGTCCTGTCCTACGCCGCGCTCTCCGCTCCGGCGTCCTGGGTCACCGCCGCGGCGTTCTGCGGACTCGTTGCCGCGGCGTTCATCCACGCGGCGATCCTGCGGGAAAGCGAGAGCCTGGCGGATTTCGGTTCGGCGAGGCTCATGGGCGACGCCGATCCGATGTCCCGGAGCTTGCTGCGGCTCGATATTTGGAATCGCGTCGTGCGCGGGGAGAATGCGGCGCCCGTCAAAGCCTATACGTTCGCCGCGCTCCTCCAGGCGCATCCTCCGGTTCTCGCGCGCGTCGAATCCCTGCGCCGCTTGCAGACGCCCGGGGCTCCGCGACAGTCCGCTGCGCTCGGAGCGCGAGGGGGATGGCGGAGCTCAAGCATCCCTCTGCTGCACCTCCTCCTGGCGCCGGTCCTGGTCGCGGCGGGTGCGGCCGTCGGGGTCTCCGTGGGCGTCAGCATGGCGGCGGCCCTTCTCCTCGAAGGAGTCGCGATGCTCGCCGTCAAGCGATCGACCGCCCGTCGGGGAGGCGACGCATCGGCGCTCGCCCAGGACCGGCTTCAAGCCTACCTGAGCCATCCCGACCTCGTGCTCAGGCGTTGGAGCGCCCAGGCCCTGCGTTCGGCCGCGTTCCGCGCAGAATCCATATCGATCCTTCGCGGATTGCGGCGAGCGCTCCGGGACGCGCTCGGACGTGAGGAGGACGCCGGCGTCCAGGCGGAGCTTCGTTCCGCTGAAAGGCGCGCGCAGGCGCGCGAGCGCGCGGTGCTCAAGAAATCCGCCTCAAAGGAGGCCGGTTTCGAAAAAAGCATGGATTTCCTGAGCCGCATGCGGTCGCTTTCGACGGAAACGGCCGTGCCGCTCGATGAATCCTCCGCGGGCAGGCTCGGAAAGCCTTCGTTGGAATTCTATCGCGTCGATTCCGAGGATCGACGTCCCTATTTCAGCGGTCCATGGCTGATGCGGGGAGAGAGTTCGCATCTGTATGTCTTCTTCTATTCCGACGCGTCCACGGGGAAGATTTTCGTCTCAAAGTCCTTCTGGCGGGAACTCTCCCCCCGAGAGCGCATCGGCCTGCTCGTCCGCGAGCGGATGATGCTCGACGCCCGCAAGAAGTTCGTCGCGGAGGGCGGGATCTGGACGACGGAGAATCCCGACACGGTCTCCATTTTGAAGGGGATCGACGCCGAAGCTCGTTCCTACGGCTTCGACGCTGCGCGCCTTGCGAAGATCGGGGCGCGCCTGACCGACGAGACTCACGCGGAGGAGAAACGCGTCGCGAAAGAGCGCCGCGAGGAAGAAAAGCGTCGGGGACGCCGCGGCTGA
- a CDS encoding glucose-6-phosphate isomerase has protein sequence MKGLAARIWAKDAALWKDDAAHRKLILNSLGWLGMPETMRGRADELEAFAADARGAGFTKALLLGMGGSSLAPEVFRRVFGAKAGFPELLVLDSTDPEAVAGADRACPPEHTLYIVASKSGTTTEPLRLFDYFWGRAQSALGAKAGAHFVAITDPGSFLEGQAKERGFRKVFQNFPDIGGRFSALSYFGLVPAALIGVDVRALLERAGKMAKDCALDGAGNPGLLLGLELGAHAKAGRDKLTLLLPREVESLGLWLEQLVAESTGKEGQGVVPVAGEPAGAWGEDRVFVVVKLKGEKDAEHERLAAKARKEGHPVLVLEMDDLLELGAEFFRWEFATAALGHALAIDPFDQPDVQSAKDRTKTVLEHRAKTGALPATEQHVADAGMKLTLSKAAAKAGGDTPEAALAGFLGLAKPGDYLCLLPFLSTLGEYDAAVAKLAEALRAGSMNALQTGYGPRYLHSTGQLHKGGPDKGLFLLILREGAQDAAIPNQPYGFADLVNAQAIGDFQALEGAKRRALLVRLVGDPKKGLERLTKAVKAARTAKA, from the coding sequence ATGAAAGGACTCGCCGCCCGCATCTGGGCCAAGGACGCCGCGCTCTGGAAGGACGATGCCGCGCACCGCAAGCTCATCCTCAACTCCCTGGGCTGGCTCGGCATGCCGGAGACGATGCGCGGCCGCGCCGACGAGCTCGAGGCCTTCGCCGCCGACGCGCGCGGCGCCGGCTTCACGAAGGCGCTCCTCCTCGGCATGGGCGGCTCGAGCCTCGCGCCCGAGGTGTTCCGCCGGGTCTTCGGCGCGAAGGCCGGCTTCCCCGAGCTCCTCGTCCTCGACAGCACCGACCCGGAGGCGGTCGCCGGCGCGGACCGTGCGTGCCCGCCGGAACATACGCTCTACATCGTGGCGAGCAAGTCGGGCACCACCACCGAGCCTCTGCGCCTCTTCGACTACTTCTGGGGACGCGCGCAATCCGCCCTCGGCGCGAAGGCGGGCGCCCACTTCGTCGCGATCACCGACCCCGGCTCCTTCCTCGAGGGCCAGGCGAAGGAGCGGGGCTTCCGAAAGGTCTTCCAGAACTTCCCGGACATCGGCGGACGCTTCTCGGCGCTCTCCTACTTCGGCCTCGTGCCGGCCGCGCTCATCGGCGTCGACGTGCGCGCGCTCCTCGAGCGCGCGGGGAAGATGGCGAAAGACTGCGCCCTCGACGGCGCGGGGAACCCGGGCCTCCTGCTGGGGCTCGAACTCGGCGCGCACGCGAAGGCGGGCCGCGACAAGCTCACGCTCCTGCTGCCCCGCGAGGTGGAGAGCCTCGGCCTCTGGCTCGAACAGCTCGTCGCCGAGAGCACCGGCAAGGAAGGGCAGGGCGTCGTCCCCGTCGCGGGAGAACCCGCGGGCGCCTGGGGAGAGGACCGCGTCTTCGTCGTCGTGAAGCTCAAGGGCGAGAAGGACGCGGAGCACGAGAGGCTCGCGGCGAAGGCGCGCAAGGAAGGCCATCCCGTCCTCGTCCTCGAGATGGACGACCTCCTCGAGCTCGGCGCCGAGTTCTTCCGCTGGGAGTTCGCCACCGCGGCGCTCGGGCACGCGCTCGCCATCGACCCCTTCGACCAGCCCGACGTGCAGTCGGCGAAGGACCGGACGAAGACGGTGCTGGAGCACCGCGCGAAGACCGGCGCGCTCCCCGCGACCGAGCAGCACGTCGCCGACGCGGGGATGAAGCTCACTCTCTCGAAGGCCGCCGCGAAGGCGGGGGGGGACACCCCGGAGGCCGCGCTCGCGGGCTTCCTGGGCCTCGCGAAGCCGGGCGACTACCTCTGCCTGCTGCCCTTCCTCTCGACGCTCGGAGAGTACGACGCCGCCGTCGCCAAGCTCGCCGAGGCGCTGCGCGCGGGCTCGATGAACGCGCTGCAGACGGGCTACGGTCCGCGCTACCTGCACTCGACGGGACAGCTGCACAAGGGCGGGCCGGACAAGGGGCTCTTCCTCCTCATCCTGCGCGAGGGGGCGCAGGACGCCGCGATCCCGAATCAGCCCTACGGCTTCGCGGACCTCGTCAACGCGCAGGCCATCGGGGACTTCCAGGCGCTCGAAGGGGCGAAGCGCCGTGCGCTGCTCGTGCGCCTCGTCGGCGACCCGAAGAAGGGGCTCGAGCGGCTGACGAAGGCCGTGAAGGCCGCGCGCACCGCGAAAGCCTGA
- the folE gene encoding GTP cyclohydrolase I FolE: MKTRNGARKGETRRWDECGAEYCRHNGGVPGVAEHVRAILTAIGEDPARDGLLRTPERFARSFAELTAGYRADVDEIINEALFDVEYDEMVVVKDVQFYSLCEHHLLPFFGKVHVAYIPTKKVLGLSKIPRLIGVFAKRLQVQERMTRQIADTLMNALAPQGVGVIIEARHLCMEMRGVRSQLSPTVTSAMLGAFQKDPRTREEFLALARGS, encoded by the coding sequence ATGAAGACCAGGAACGGCGCGCGGAAGGGGGAGACCCGCCGCTGGGACGAGTGCGGCGCCGAATACTGCCGCCACAACGGCGGGGTCCCGGGCGTCGCCGAACACGTCCGCGCGATCCTGACGGCGATCGGCGAGGACCCCGCGCGCGACGGGCTGCTCCGCACGCCGGAGCGCTTCGCGCGCTCCTTCGCGGAGCTGACCGCCGGCTACCGCGCCGACGTCGACGAGATCATCAACGAAGCCCTCTTCGACGTCGAGTACGACGAGATGGTCGTGGTCAAGGACGTCCAGTTCTATTCGCTCTGCGAGCATCACCTGCTGCCCTTCTTCGGCAAGGTGCACGTCGCCTACATCCCGACGAAGAAGGTCCTCGGCCTCTCGAAGATCCCGCGCCTCATCGGGGTCTTCGCCAAGCGCCTGCAGGTGCAGGAGCGCATGACCCGCCAGATCGCCGACACGCTGATGAACGCGCTCGCCCCCCAGGGAGTGGGCGTCATCATCGAAGCGCGCCACCTCTGCATGGAGATGCGGGGGGTGCGCAGCCAGCTCTCGCCGACCGTGACGAGCGCGATGCTAGGCGCCTTCCAGAAGGACCCGCGCACCCGCGAGGAGTTCCTCGCGCTCGCGCGGGGGAGCTGA
- a CDS encoding leucyl aminopeptidase, translating into MIGITVTTLKEFHAGTEPLALFAYEDGIAAPGVSAATRKALFERAREEGFSGKAGETAAFPASDGTRERRFVLVGLGAKASADREALRKAGAALWKAARARHEVLGMLSPRPAGPELEGLLLSSYAFTKYKKPETPDKLAGVRVLVAAPSERRKAEAAVEKALLLAEAVHFTRDLVNEAPSDKTPESVAARAKALAGGGVSVKVLTKADCEKLGMGALLGVGRGAAQPPLLLHLVYKPSGKAKTRVALVGKGVLFDSGGLSLKPAQSMETMKCDMAGAATVLGLFKVLARLKVKAEVHGIAPLAYNLPDGDAVKPGDVLRAMNGKTIEVLNTDAEGRLILADALCYAGLLEPHALLDFATLTGAVVTALGGGVTGAMSNDRALLARFISAAKSCGEPVWELPLFEGYKENIKGRFADLQNIGKARGEAGSIIGGLFLQEFVPPKTPWAHFDFAGTAWTDGGNDLGPAGGTGALVRASAEWLLGLR; encoded by the coding sequence ATGATCGGCATCACCGTCACGACGCTCAAGGAGTTCCACGCCGGTACGGAGCCCCTCGCCCTCTTCGCCTATGAAGACGGTATCGCCGCGCCGGGGGTCTCCGCCGCGACGCGCAAGGCCCTCTTCGAGCGGGCCCGCGAGGAAGGCTTCTCCGGCAAGGCGGGGGAGACCGCCGCGTTCCCGGCCTCCGACGGGACGCGCGAGCGCCGCTTCGTCCTCGTCGGCCTCGGAGCGAAGGCCTCCGCCGACCGCGAGGCCCTGCGCAAGGCCGGCGCGGCGCTCTGGAAGGCCGCCCGCGCGCGCCACGAGGTCCTCGGGATGCTTTCCCCGCGCCCGGCCGGGCCGGAACTCGAGGGGCTCCTGCTCTCCTCCTACGCGTTCACGAAGTACAAGAAGCCCGAAACCCCCGACAAGCTCGCCGGCGTGCGCGTGCTCGTCGCGGCGCCCTCCGAACGGCGCAAGGCGGAGGCGGCCGTCGAGAAGGCCCTCCTCCTCGCCGAGGCCGTGCACTTCACCCGCGACCTCGTCAACGAGGCGCCTTCCGACAAGACACCCGAATCCGTCGCGGCCCGCGCGAAGGCGCTCGCCGGCGGCGGCGTGAGCGTGAAGGTCCTGACGAAGGCCGACTGCGAGAAGCTCGGCATGGGCGCGCTGCTCGGCGTCGGGCGAGGAGCGGCGCAGCCGCCGCTGCTGCTCCACCTCGTCTACAAGCCCTCGGGCAAGGCGAAGACGCGCGTCGCCCTCGTCGGCAAGGGCGTCCTCTTCGACTCGGGCGGGCTCTCCCTCAAGCCGGCGCAGAGCATGGAGACGATGAAGTGCGACATGGCCGGCGCCGCCACCGTGCTCGGCCTCTTCAAGGTCCTCGCGCGCCTGAAGGTCAAGGCCGAGGTGCACGGCATCGCCCCGCTCGCCTACAACCTCCCCGACGGGGACGCCGTCAAGCCGGGAGACGTCCTGCGGGCGATGAACGGCAAGACGATCGAGGTCCTGAACACCGACGCCGAGGGGCGGCTCATCCTCGCCGACGCGCTCTGCTACGCCGGCCTTCTGGAGCCGCACGCGCTGCTCGACTTCGCGACGCTCACCGGGGCCGTCGTGACGGCCCTGGGCGGCGGGGTCACGGGCGCCATGTCCAACGACCGCGCGCTCCTCGCGCGCTTCATCTCCGCCGCGAAGTCCTGCGGCGAGCCGGTCTGGGAGCTCCCGCTCTTCGAAGGATACAAGGAGAACATCAAGGGCCGCTTCGCCGACCTGCAGAACATCGGCAAGGCCCGCGGAGAGGCGGGGAGCATCATCGGAGGGCTCTTCCTTCAGGAGTTCGTCCCGCCGAAGACCCCGTGGGCGCACTTCGACTTCGCCGGCACCGCCTGGACCGACGGCGGCAACGACCTCGGCCCGGCCGGCGGGACGGGCGCGCTCGTGCGCGCGAGCGCCGAGTGGCTGCTGGGGCTGCGATGA
- a CDS encoding aquaporin, whose protein sequence is MAGTLRALLTEFVGTFLWVSLGAGAVCADAMSGGRLGPVGVALAQGAAAAAAFAAFGRGSAGLLNPACTVALALTKSLPPTRALLCLVSQLLAAALAGTFLAAVVGRAAPDLLSTAPFLGAGAPALGYRAATLVEAVLAFFLAVLSRRAAEEGGAGAALAVGAFCASAALMAGGWTGALMNPARAFGPATATGYWTLHYVYWAGPLAGAFVGIAFSQWVLRRKT, encoded by the coding sequence ATGGCCGGCACGCTGCGCGCGCTGCTGACGGAGTTCGTCGGGACCTTCCTCTGGGTCTCCCTCGGGGCGGGGGCGGTCTGCGCCGACGCGATGTCGGGCGGCCGGCTCGGCCCCGTCGGCGTCGCGCTCGCCCAGGGCGCGGCCGCCGCCGCGGCCTTCGCAGCCTTCGGTCGCGGCTCCGCCGGTCTGCTGAACCCCGCCTGCACCGTCGCGCTCGCGCTGACCAAGTCTCTGCCGCCGACGCGGGCCCTGCTCTGCCTCGTCTCGCAGCTGCTCGCGGCGGCGCTGGCGGGGACCTTCCTCGCCGCCGTCGTGGGCCGGGCCGCGCCCGACCTGCTCTCGACGGCGCCGTTCCTCGGGGCGGGAGCGCCCGCGCTCGGCTACCGGGCCGCGACGCTCGTGGAGGCCGTGCTGGCCTTCTTCCTCGCGGTGCTCTCGCGCCGGGCGGCGGAGGAGGGCGGCGCCGGCGCCGCGCTCGCCGTCGGAGCCTTCTGCGCGTCGGCCGCGCTCATGGCCGGCGGATGGACCGGAGCCCTCATGAACCCGGCGCGCGCCTTCGGCCCGGCGACCGCGACCGGATACTGGACGCTCCACTACGTCTACTGGGCGGGACCGCTGGCCGGCGCCTTCGTCGGCATCGCCTTCTCGCAATGGGTGCTCAGGAGAAAGACATGA
- a CDS encoding redoxin domain-containing protein, whose translation MTVTAASKETTPIAVGTPAPDFTLKDQNDQDFRLADHLGKKPVILFFYPLDWSPTCTNENVCFSQDLSRFGKYGEVAAISVDSVWSHKAWAEQLKLKHRLLSDMHRSVLKAYGMYFAPANIGQRATVILGKDGKVAFVKVNADITKERDYSEVERFLKTLA comes from the coding sequence ATGACCGTCACCGCCGCCTCGAAGGAGACGACCCCCATCGCCGTCGGGACGCCCGCTCCGGACTTCACCCTCAAGGACCAGAACGACCAGGACTTCCGCCTCGCCGACCATCTCGGGAAGAAGCCCGTCATCCTCTTCTTCTACCCGCTCGACTGGAGCCCGACCTGCACCAACGAGAACGTCTGCTTCTCGCAGGACCTCTCGCGCTTCGGCAAGTACGGCGAGGTCGCCGCGATCTCGGTGGACTCGGTCTGGTCGCACAAGGCCTGGGCCGAGCAGCTCAAGCTCAAGCACCGCCTCCTCTCGGACATGCACCGCTCGGTCCTCAAGGCCTACGGGATGTACTTCGCGCCGGCGAACATCGGCCAGCGCGCCACCGTGATCCTCGGGAAGGACGGCAAGGTCGCGTTCGTGAAGGTCAACGCGGACATCACCAAGGAACGCGACTACTCCGAGGTGGAGCGCTTCCTCAAGACGCTGGCCTGA